Proteins encoded within one genomic window of Scheffersomyces stipitis CBS 6054 chromosome 3, complete sequence:
- a CDS encoding predicted protein, which translates to MSNDEFESVEETPESIEHEEGRENLEENVDIDSEQSERTEQTEQRIQDQAEQPIEHQEEEQQQNQDEIELKKVEYEDLESDSDFGSFDEASFEDFQTNEDSDINLPTNETSPQSTQISTEYTEKSFVQFREDDFEDKQAFTSKLSSVLNQVFPDTKESHHQTTSTINDLLSERSAQIFSQLSTMPHLRPPNWVKSKIRHNLLISLGIPINLDELATPANSTSDANNQNNNKHNSNSNTLKVEVNAGRRKSISTSDISWEGFNIPEFETLHISPDGMSELIANTRDFLSKVETDNLNNSSRQFLEENQHEDVLSKKLAQFEENYNDLIILASVWSHHLSQLTKDFEIYESVVQNHIGYSQKLRRDEILDNLKKVKVTKKYKKKGIWN; encoded by the coding sequence ttgaCATTGACTCTGAACAATCCGAACGAACGGAACAAACAGAGCAACGTATACAAGATCAAGCAGAACAACCTATAGaacaccaagaagaagagcagcaacaaaatcaagatGAAATAGAACTAAAAAAAGTAGAATATGAAGATCTTGAGTCAGACAGCGATTTCGGCTCTTTTGACGAAGCTTCGtttgaagatttccaaACCAATGAAGACAGCGACATCAACCTACCAACCAACGAGACGTCACCACAGTCTACGCAAATCTCAACAGAATATACAGAAAAGAGTTTTGTTCAGTTCCGCGAAgatgattttgaagataagCAAGCTTTCACATCGAAACTCTCAAGTGTACTAAATCAAGTGTTTCCAGATACTAAAGAAAGTCATCATCAGACAACTTCTACCATAAATGATCTTCTCTCTGAACGCTCTGCACAAATCTTCTCTCAATTATCCACAATGCCCCATTTACGTCCCCCCAATTGGGTCAAGCTGAAGATACGTCACAATTTATTGATCTCGTTGGGAATACCGATCAACCTTGATGAGCTTGCTACACCAgcaaattcaacttctgacGCCAACAATCAGAACAATAACAAACACAATAGTAATAGTAACACTCTCAAAGTAGAAGTCAACGCTGGACGTCGTAAATCCATCTCTACTCTGGATATTTCGTGGGAAGGTTTCAATATTCCCGAATTCGAGACGTTGCACATCAGCCCCGATGGTATGCTGGAATTGATAGCGAATACCCGCGATTTCTTGTCAAAGGTAGAAACAGATaatttgaacaattcttcacgtcaatttcttgaagaaaatcagcATGAAGATGTGTTGagcaagaagttggctcaatttgaagaaaactATAACGACTTGATCATTTTGGCTTCTGTGTGGTCTCACCATCTTCTGCAGCTTACCAAAGATTTCGAAATATATGAGTCCGTGGTCCAAAATCACATTGGTTACAGTCAGAAGCTCCGTCGTGACGAAATCcttgacaacttgaagaaggttaAGGTCACGAAGAAATATAAAAAGAAAGGAATCTGGAACTGA